In the genome of Pseudomonas sp. B33.4, the window CGCTGAAGGGGGACCGACGGCTCTGGCACAGGGGTTGATGGTGCGGGCAGTTTTATGGCGTCATTTTTTCGTGGGTGGGGGCGTGCTAAGCCCTTGTTTTTTTGGGAGTGGCAGGGTGATGGCAAAATTTTTTCAAAAAGCCCTCAAGCAACCTGCAAACCCGACGATAACTATTACGAAGGTTCTCTAGGCCATACCCGGCGGTTGCCAGGGCCGGAAGCCGCAGTACCCAACCAACGAGGAATTCGTCATGGCTTTAACAGTAAACACCAACACCACGTCGTTGAACGTTCAGAAAAACCTGAACCGCGCTTCCGACGCTCTGTCGACTTCGATGCAGCGCCTGTCTTCCGGCCTGAAAATCAACAGCGCTAAAGACGACGCCGCTGGCCTGCAGATCGCTACCCGTATGACTTCCCAGATCCGTGGTGGCAACCAGGCGATCCAGAACGCCAACGACGGTATCTCCGTTGCTCAGACCGCTGAAGGCGCTCTGCAAGCTTCGACCGACATTCTGCAGCGTATGCGTGAACTGGCTGTTAAAGCCCGTACCGGTACCAACGGCAGCATCGACCAGAAAGCAACGAACGACGAATTCGCCCAGATGTCGGACGAACTGACCCGTATCTCTGCTTCGACCAACCTGAACGGCAAAAATCTGCTGGACGGTTCGGCTGGTACTGTGACCCTGCAAGTGGGCGCAAACACCGGTTCGGCTAACCACATCGACCTGGTACTGAGCTCCAAGTTCGACGCCGTCAGCCTGTCCGTAGGTAGCGGTACTGTAGTTCTGACCGGTGCAAGCGTATCGGGCGCTGCTGCCAACATCGACAACGCAATCACCGCGATCGACGCTGCAATTGCAACGATCAACAGCACTCGTTCGAGCCTGGGTGCTTCGCAAAACCGTCTGACCAGCACCATCTCCAACCTGCAGAACATCGTTGAGAACACCACCGCTGCACAGGGTCGTGTACAAGACACCGACTTCGCCGCAGAAACTGCTAACCTGACCAAGCAGCAAACTCTGCAGCAGGCTTCGACCTCCGTTCTGGCTCAAGCCAACCAACTGCCTTCCGCTGTACTGAAGCTGCTTCAGTAATTTCGGAACAAGTTTGGGCGGGAGGGTGCGCTGGTCGCGCTCTCTCGCCTTTTTACGTTAGGAGGTGATGAGCATGGACATGAGCGTCAAGCTTAACCAGTCTTATCCGGCTCCCAAGCCAGTCACGCCGGTCGCTGACAAACCGTCAGAGACGCCTAAAGTTGTCAAGGCTGAAGCGCCGGTCGCTGCCAAGAGTCAGGTTACGGACGACGCCAAGTTGAAGCTGGCGGTGCAGGAGATCGAGAAGTTTGTTCAATCGATCAAGCGCAATCTGGAGTTCTCGATCGACGAGCATTCCGGGAAGGTCATCGTCAAGGTGATCGCAAGCGAGACGGGTGAGGTCGTTCGACAGATTCCCTCCGCAGAAGCTCTCAAGCTGGCAGACAGCCTGGCCAATGCAAGCCACGTGTTGTTCGACGCCAAAGTCTGATAGCTGGCATGAATAATGTTTGTCTGTTCTCAGGACGCCTGTAACGGTCAAAAGAATGGCAACAATCTGAAGGGAGATGCACATGGCAAGTCCAATTCTACCGGGTTCCGGACTGGGTTCCGGCCTGGACATCGGTGCGATCGTCACTGCGCTGGTCAACGCTGACAAGGCGCCGAAGCAGACACAGATCGACACCGCGACCAAAGCCAACACGCTGAAGATTTCCGGCGTCGGTTCGCTCAAGAGTGCATTGACCACGTTCCAGACGGCGATGACCAATCTGGGCAGCAAGACCAATCCTGCCTTTGCCGGCTTCAC includes:
- a CDS encoding flagellin domain-containing protein; its protein translation is MALTVNTNTTSLNVQKNLNRASDALSTSMQRLSSGLKINSAKDDAAGLQIATRMTSQIRGGNQAIQNANDGISVAQTAEGALQASTDILQRMRELAVKARTGTNGSIDQKATNDEFAQMSDELTRISASTNLNGKNLLDGSAGTVTLQVGANTGSANHIDLVLSSKFDAVSLSVGSGTVVLTGASVSGAAANIDNAITAIDAAIATINSTRSSLGASQNRLTSTISNLQNIVENTTAAQGRVQDTDFAAETANLTKQQTLQQASTSVLAQANQLPSAVLKLLQ
- a CDS encoding flagellar protein FlaG, which codes for MDMSVKLNQSYPAPKPVTPVADKPSETPKVVKAEAPVAAKSQVTDDAKLKLAVQEIEKFVQSIKRNLEFSIDEHSGKVIVKVIASETGEVVRQIPSAEALKLADSLANASHVLFDAKV